The window AAATTTCAAAAGGGTTCAGGAAGGTCTTCGCTGCCTGGAAGAAAATTCCAAGGTTGTGGGACATTATACGGTTTCAAAGGTATTTGAATCAGGCAGATATGAGTCATATACCCTGGAAAAAGCCATAATGGAGCTGCTTATTTCTGAAAACCGAAGATCAATCCTTGATACCGATATCTACTGCATTACGGCACATGATCATTCGAATGGAAGATCCAATATTGATGTGGTTGAAAAAATGCTCAGAGCGAACATCAAGCTTGTTCAGTACAGGGAAAAAGACAAGACTCTTCTTCAGAAATACAGGGAATGTAAGGAAATCCGGCATATGACCATGGATTTTGGCGCAAAATTCATTGTAAACGATGATATTGAGCTGGCCGTTATGGTTGAAGCAGACGGAGTCCATATTGGCCAGGACGATTTCCCTGTGCATGAAGTAAGAAAAATTGTCGGAGATTCCATCGCAATCGGCCTTTCCACCCATTCCCCTGAACAGGCTGTAGCTGCTGTGGAAGCAGGTGTGGATTACATAGGCGTTGGGCCGATATACAAGACATACACCAAAAAAGATGTATGCGATCCGGTCG is drawn from Desulforegula conservatrix Mb1Pa and contains these coding sequences:
- a CDS encoding thiamine phosphate synthase, with translation MINKKIYRIIDANLNRTAEGLRVIEDLMRFAFNRPDLSAALRNLRHSIRKASSSMFDYGILSRDSQNDPGLAVSQASKNDDKASIRDLIIGNFKRVQEGLRCLEENSKVVGHYTVSKVFESGRYESYTLEKAIMELLISENRRSILDTDIYCITAHDHSNGRSNIDVVEKMLRANIKLVQYREKDKTLLQKYRECKEIRHMTMDFGAKFIVNDDIELAVMVEADGVHIGQDDFPVHEVRKIVGDSIAIGLSTHSPEQAVAAVEAGVDYIGVGPIYKTYTKKDVCDPVGFDYLEYVVANIKIPFVAIGGIKSHNLADVVKRGAGCVAMVTEIVGADDIGKKVEELREIINQSITKN